The nucleotide window TGTAAAATCTTGGGAATTTGTTGTGATTTCAGTTGCTATATAATCCACGGTCTAAATATCATATTTCTTGGAAACGTTGAATAATTTCTTGTAttaaattcagaaccctagtttgtgtaaattctcttagttcatgaattatacttatTAGGTTAGTTAAACTATAAATCATTCTCAAGCTTTTGAATTTCACAttctcagtatataaatgttgcattctcagttagcatgtcagtattttgagttattcagtatttagtgcattttagctTCATATGTATTCAGTTGCGAGTAGACTTAGCGATGAGTTGGACTAGGAAACGTACCCTCATAATCCCAAAACtgcgtgcccccataggatcataagtcccctctgttaggcatcagatttagtgatcacgccattCATGCCTTTATACTCCTggaaaggtatattgggtcctctcgatggggcttATAAAtcgactccacgtttagctcacgtgatttatgtcagttaatagtagctcccacagtcagactcttagtgcatttgacTAGGTTTTCAACATTTATATCACTATACAATTCAGtatgttatcttcatgattagtattTCATCATTGCATTCAGCTCAAGTTTTCAGTTATGTTTCAGTATTTATATTCTTGCTCAGACTATGTCATTGCTcatttatgctttgttcagctcatatatatttgttcagcttagtatctatattatgcatgctcagtacattccaagtactgatgcatactttgcgctacatcctttcacgGTGTAGGTTCAagtactcagcatccagatcacgcttagctCGATTCTCGGTCCGCATTCATCatcttcagtggtgagtcctcatattctgAGAACAATAAATATGCcttcattttagtctttatttTCAGTTTACAATTctgttagagttagttgggggtaTGTCACAACAACTCAattcagttagaggcttttcagacatagcaATAGATTCATCTTGAGTTGTTATGTGGTTGTCagttatcactaaactcttagtatgttttatatattcagactagttgggtCTTTCCTCGTTTTCAGTTATCCACTATTTTAGCTTCCACATAGTACATGTCTTATTCAGTTATTCTTAGTATGCTTGATAATTCCAGAAACAGAGTTATCTTAGGGTTACTCGtaatcctaggtcccgtgttatgTCAAGAGGGTAGCCTCATGGCGTGACAATATTTATATgacagaaaaaaaattatttttccatatcaaatattatttaattatacatTTAGTTAAGTAATTCTATCGATACAAAAGTCTAAGTTGAGTAAtgttattgatacaaaataaagtttaatgactttgtTAGATAGATTTCCAAAGCTGAGTgaattttttgagatattaactcataaatcatgtaacgccccgaagctaccccGGGAaacggacacgggacctaggatcacgagtgaccccaagctaaccatgctggcatatcataagcatactaaagataaattGAATCAATAAATACTGCGAGGAAGCTAATCATAAAATAATCTGAAATGATAGGGAATACCTATACTAAATCTGAGTATATAAAAAACTAAGAGTTTAACAAGAACTAAAAAGTCAATCTCAAATACTAAAGTTGAttctaactatgtctaaaataaaGCCTATACTGACGAGAAATGGTGGTACATGCCCCTGCTAGGTCTAGCAACTACtgaaaactaaagactaaagcaaaggaaaataatcatgtcactcatccttgaagaatgaggactcaccacttaTGCTGCTGAATtgaagatcgagaaccgataTATGCATGATCTGGAAGTAAagaacctgaacctatatcacgaGACTATGTATCgtagagtatgcatcagtactgaAAGGTACTGAGAATGAAGAATAGAGTAAAGTTGAACAATAAACATAACTGAACCAAAACATATATCTAagcaatgataagagataaGCATAATACTAAACTGAGAATATTGAACATGAAAttactgaatgcaatgaccaagtttaaaacatgctaaactGAAATCTAACTAGAATTGATGACATGGTCAATGAAATAGAacctgactgtgggagctactaataaccaacataaatCACATGAACTAAATatggagtccaatgtatatgccccatcgagaggacccaatataccctgccaaaggtataaaggcatgactgacgtgatcactaaaatgatgcccacagaggggacttacaacttACGGGggacgtagttctgggacttgagggtgactgaccctagtccactcggtattaagcttatctaaattgattatgtaattaataatttatgactgaatttttgtaaCACTGGATAATTCAAATACTGACATACTAAtagaaaatgcaacattaatgtactgataataaaacattcaaatctgagccatgtatatctgaaacagctgacctagcatgtgtaattcatgaactaaaagaattacatagctagggttctgaatttatgaaagaatctacacaaaataatactaaaatcatgataatctgatttggatcattctaacagctaaaacccaacaatttctaacattcaagaaaccctaggttttgataatattaagggaaccAATAttttgactgaattctagggacctagtggatgaaaggaatccactagtgaaatcccacatacctgatgaagaattccatggagaaatctttcaattttaggctggaactgaaggaaacCCTGTTGTGTTCTTGGAAAGcgttggtcgactctttcttctctctggTTCTAAGTTTGATTGATTATTTGAGAAAGAATTGAAGGgcaagttctaattaagttgctaggctaaaactgaccaaaactacatagtttaggggttaaacgacgtagtttaggtgtccagtgcataaagaaaagaccaaacgacccttgacttaaaagttgttgGGGCCACCGACGAACCGTGGCTGGACCGACGGTCTGTGCTGATCAACCGTCGTTTGGCAATTGGGAGCTGAAATTAGGGGTCTGACCTACAGCCCTGGGCCACGGACCGTGGCCTGACCTACGGTTTGTAGGTCCTGGTGTGGGTCTACCCTTAGCCAATATTTCTAAGGGTTCTGGGGTAAGGGTCGCAGGTGGTGCCCATTGATGCCACCTACAACTTTTGAAATCTGCATTTTGATAGTTCTtgcatacggggtgttacaaatcaAATCTACTTAAAACACATGCTTCGCTACGTTTACATGAATTAGAAtcaccatcttcttcttctaagaGGAGTAGGAGGAATGATCAGCAGCTGTAAAAAGAACAAGATCTTTAGATGAATCAATCTTTTTGATCGGAGAGAATAAATCATTTTGTGCAATTGATTTTCCACTTTGAGAATTCGTGATGTCCTATTTTGTGAGAAATTGTTTTTAAGAATGAAGtaatcatttttttccttttcagtaGAGTTATCATGCTTATTATGTGTTGTGGGAATGGTTAACACGATTTTCAATGTGATCGAGTGAGATTTTAGTGATTTTAAGCTTTTGAATTGAATTACATTGAaatggttgactttggtcaacatttcaTGATCCGAGCGTCGTTGTTAGTTTCACCGAGTTTAAAACATCAAGTTTGGTTAGCAGGGTGGTCGGTTAAATTCTCGAGACCTTAGATTGTGATTTAGGTAATAAagtaaaaagttaaatttttggcctaaatgagtccaaaggGATATTTCTgtcatataatattatttttttgaaatccaGCATTTCCATTGGTTCTGAAACatgttttatgatgaatttacaCTATTGATTTATGTTTATAGGTTCCGGATGAATTTTGAGGGTCAAAAAGATGTTTTAAAAGTTGTTAGTGCACACTTTTAGCAACGGAAAAGAATTTTAGCGATGAAATTACCAATTTAAGAATCTATTTGAACTCATTTCgtatttttgacattttgggAGCTAGAAAgatatttttgacattttgggAGGTAGAAAGATTAGTTTGATGTGATTTGTTTTATGCCTTTTTCTCTCATAATTATTGTGTTGTGTACATATTTCTAGTTTTATTTATCTCGTTTCCTAAAGATATCCCTTTCATATTTCATGATTTCTATCTACAAAGTGGAGACTTTAAACCCCCAAAgtagagaaataaaaaattattgatttgaagGTCGATTTAGAATGATTTTCATTGACTATTGGAATTTATGGTCCTTACATTGTAGTTAAACTGATTTTGATAAAGGTTTTACAAAATTTCCCGTTTTAAACCACGTTTCAAATGACAcaaattttgactcattttcaCTTGGGTTTGACTCGGTTTTACTCTATTTGATCAttgattttgactcattttcaCTTGGATTTTCACCCAAAGACTTCTTTTCACTTGGTGAACAGAAATTTcctataaaattattttttgattttctaaaatAGATATCTCTTTTTAGTATAGTAGATAGGTAAAAGTAGATAGAGGGAGTAATTTGTTTCTGTTTTCCCTTTAAAAAGAATTGTCCTAGAAAGTGAAAATTTAATCTTAATTTTATTGAAAGAGTTAAGggaaaatttgttttaaaaaatcattttttattcattatttttaaatgacgtgtaaaaaaatatataaagattaatatgaaatagaaaatattagtGTAGCTCCAATTAGGCGACTTAGTCAACCAAATATTAAAGCTTTCTATTTCACTTTATTTCAATGTCTAGttatatttgttcatttctATTTACTTTCGCTGCAAATAGAAAGTTAGGtgcaaaatataattttacaagTTGTCCATCATTAATAATTTagtactattatatatatatatacacagttCATGAGCACATGCATATCTATGTCTAGAACATAATTGCAAATGAAAGAAGCTAAGCACGTTTTTTAAATGGTTACGTCTTCTTCAATTAGTCTCTTCGTTTTATTTTACatgatttgtatatatatgaaaaacaaattatttatttatgaattataaaaaaaaaattactttttctcatactgtttttaataatttaaaaaaactgTCAAATTaacataaatcaaataatatgaaacgatcaagaaaataATCACTCATGTTTCTCGCGTTCCCACCAAAATACACTACCCTTTAAATGCATTGCGTCAATACNGGGTGGGTGGGTTATGTGAAGGGAATGGGAATATAACCGTTGggttagatttttttaattaaaaaaataaataaaaatgactttattagCGTGTTGACGCGCTCAACTATGTGGAGCGAAACGCGCCCTGGGTTGGGTGACGGAAGGGggaaataaatatacttttatgtacttaaggtgtgtaataggtcaccCAATTAGTTAAAGTGTGTAAATGACTTTTGGGTATACGTTTAGGGGGCAATTTATGCCTTTTGCCAAATTAATTTTACAACAAGTTGTCCATCATTAATGCCATCCTCTCTGACATATATATATTCCCATAAAGTATTATCTTTCTCACtacctttttatatttatttttcttttatcaaagCCATGATTTTAACTAAGCCATGGTGATTCTCAGTTCCCTGCCATGATTTAATTATACAATGTTGTTGGAGGGGACAATCAAGAAGATTATCAATAGATTAGTAAAATGTATTGTGTTGGAATTATGACTTTCTTAATTCTGTAAAGGAACACGTATTTAGTACTTGTTCTTTACTACTTGAGAGTTATGATAAACAATTTTGTAAAATCACAATTAGTTCATAactttgtattatttatgtcaatttcaaacaacacaATGATTACAAACCTATGTAATCTAaggaattataaactctaattcctaacTATCCAAGACAAAAACCCCCAGGTTTAAGTTTTCTAACGTCTTCCAAATTTCTTAAACTTGTTAGACGTATCTTACATCCACCACTCGATTGTAATAAAAAAACTCTTAACTACAATCTTACAACTTTTTCTCACAAACTCGCAGTACTCCCCAAGCAAATTACAAAattctctcaaattctctttgACAACGTTTTGATTGACTCTCTATGTAAGTGCGCAAACTTCCTTTAAGAAGTtattgccctatttatagatttGGACTTGAATCCAAAACCTATTTCAACTCAGACTCCTACTCGAACTTGACTTCATAGCATCCTCAATTCCTTATCCGATTAGAACATGATTTGACAACTTCTCTTTTTGTAGTTTCCTTTCTCGACTTGGCTTTGACAATTACTTTGCTTGCTTATgcttcctattttgtttatacTTCCTACTTCACGTTGGACTTAGAATTTACTTAGCCTTCCTGCTTGAACTCGTTCCTTTTCTCATTTGTTTTGTCAGTATTCAAAAGCCATATTAAACTAACATATTGTAATGCGCTTGAATCTTTTTAAAGAGAACGCGCGAGATAATCCGGCCTCaatttgaagataaattttatttttaattgtaattGTATTTTCACCAACAATTAATAAATCTCAAGATTAATAGATACTTGAAATAAACTAATTAGCATTCAATTAATGGCAAACTTATAAATAGAGAATAGAATTAATGAAAAACTCATAAGCTCATCAACAGTACAGTTGAGACAATTactatttacttttaaaatctATGATATCTAGAATAGTCTGTATAGCTGTGAGTATGAGGAGTATGATGGCTGCTATTGTTGAAGCTCCTTTCCAAGGACTATTAAAATAATTGTGCCTCAAACTTGTCTTCATTCTATTCCATGGTTTTTCATAATGTTTAGCTGCTTTTAAGCATTTGTCTTGTAATAGAAGTCTGAATACGTAGTGATCCCATGTCCGTTTTTGTTGAAGAGGCTAGCCATTTCTTTGTCCTCTCCCATCCAATTCTCTATGATTCCTTTCTGGCGAAGCAAACTCACATCTTTTTCTGAGTCAATAAGAtgatccatgaaagctgcaaaATCAGTGAAATACTTATATTGTACATCAGATGATTGTTGCTCATAAGCAATGAGATTTCGCAAGATGGTTTCTGTGCCATCATATACTTGAAAACAAGGGATCGTCATTAATCCATTCTCAAATTTTATACTATCAAATAAACTTGTTTTATCCCCAAGTTTGTCATGTAATCCAGCTTTAACAAAGCTAACTCCAGCTTGGGAAAGCTCTGTTGCATTTGGCATGACCTTATTTCGctttatgtcatattttaaatttttcttgggATGTTGGCCATGACATGAAGCAATGTGAACTGCATGAAGTAAATGTTTGATACTATCTTTTGTGTTTTTAAAGGATTCACTGATCATGTTTGGCAAGTCAACaaaaaagataattgaatcattCACCAGTAACAACAATGGTAATTCATCAGCTTGTTTCGACATGTCATGAAGCTTGTTGAGGACAAAGAAGGGAAGTTGCTTTCTAGTAACATCAAGTCTCGGAATATTTGATGACATATGTAACTAGCAAAACTAataatttcttcttctccttcggGACACATTTCACAACATTCTCGAATAAACTCAACCACAAAACAACCATCAAGCAACAACATTTGACAAAATTGAGTATCATTACCAAGGTCTTCATCATCGTAACACTTCAGTGCTTCCTCCTTCAGTTTCTCCAATTCTCTGATGCAACTTTTCATATCGAACCCCTCTTTTCGTTGAAGAAATCGACGTAGGCACAATAATTTGTAATCTTCCATTGAACCAAGTTGAGGATTTTTTCTATGATAAGGACCGATAGAGACCATCTTTGGTGTATATGCCGATGGATTTGATTTCGTAGCGACACATTTACTTTGAATATAGTACGTGATTTAGTAGACGAATTGTCTAAATCCTTATTCATTTCTTTAATTCTATCCTCTATGTCGTTTAAATGATACCCTTTTCTCCCTTCTTCTATCTGTAATGAAAAAGAGCATGAaatttcaaaacattttttagAAGCAACTATGCAATAAACAAGCAATTATATTTAccaaatttcatatcatgattttaaatcataatttcatatcgcatggtCAAATggatttttagaaaatatctaCATGTGTCGGATTCTTCATAAGTAGTGTGCTTTTGGAAGATCTGACACAAGTATAACAATATTTGTGGAGATTTATTAAGCCCACCCATAGCTGATTTCAAATAATCCAGAACCTTGATATTCCCATATCCAATATGTGGGCAGTGACAGAGCTAGGATTTTTAATAaaagggttcaaaatctgaaaaagtaAACATATGAACTAATCGAAGAGGGTTGGACATCTAttgtatatacataaaaaatattttgatcatgTATAATAGTAAGATTTTCCGCCAAAGAAGGATCAGGTGAACCCCTAACACAGTGCTGGCTCTGCCCCTGCATGTGCGGATGAAGGAAAAAGCAAACAAAAAGACTAGAAGATTCTATTCAGTTTGACAAGATCAACAAAAGTAACACTCAAACACATGATGCAAATGAATACACtaagttatttttggaaaaacaaACAATTATGCAAAGAAGAAACATTGTCACCTTAGTATATGAGCAAACGACGCCGTATAGTTTCTTAAAAAGTGAATTCTCTTGCCACTACATACAGTAGCAGTAACAGGTGTCACCGGAGCAACACAAGACTGAAACCACCGGCAAACTGTTTGCCGGAGGCCGAAGTTTTGGTGATAAATTTTCCGGCAAATCATTATTTGTTTTGCTTTGGGAACTCTTGAAAAGATGGGTGTTGCAGCAACTTTTATAAGTGAAAAAACATCTTTGGGATTTTACAAAATATcataatgtattttaatttaCCCAACgtgtttggtagagtgtatataaataataataaatagagTATTGTATTAGTAATGGTTATATTAATAATGCTTGTAGTAATTATacatagataattttttttatattgtttaatttggtgtattaaaaaggCAAAGGGTCAAATAAACCAAtgtataattggaaatagtttaaatatacctTCGTCATACTTTAGGTCCAAATATACCCCTTTTGTTATACTTTGGATCCAAATATACCCCTCTGATTATACTTTGACacaaatttattcttaattttaacaaaaaaacagATGACAAGctcaaaattaaataacacaccccgaatttcaaacttttttcttttagaaattcATTCCTTTCGCTTTGAATCTTTTCTTtgcattttctttctaaaagaAGCTAATAATTTGCATTTCACTTGGATTTTCACCCAAAGACTTCTTTTCACTTGGTGAATAGAAATTTCCTACAAAATTAGtttttgattttctaaaattgatatctctttttaacaaatttatccttaattttaacaaaaaaacagATGACAAGCTCAAAATTAAATAACGctgtaataatttaaaatttattaaatataaatttataaaatgattcagaatatattaaattcataaatatattagCCCAAATAAATTATAGATTAATATAATTGGGCTATTTATTCAAgtccaataaatatgaatttgattaaagtcaaaattaattgatttgggcTATAGATGAGCCCAATTTACTAAGTTCAATGTCATCTTATCCTAAGAGGCCCATTCTTTTGGTGCCACGTGGCAAATGACATGGCATGCCAAGTCAAATAGGAAGCGAATAGGATCATGACATGTGTCAAAGATGATAAGCCCACTCCATAAAGCTCATAtgccatgtcacttaaatctgattggccaAAGGGAATCCTGTTCCAATCGCAACTCctctattctaaaactataaataggggtcttcataattcataaagaagacataaaattctaaacaaaaagCTAGAGAAAATATGTGGTACAAACGCCAAAAAATCTCTATAaagctacaagtttaagaattcaagcattcaagttcaagaacgatcaagatcaagaccatcggattcaagaacaagctcgaacccttgaattcaagtaaaagtcaagatcaagataaagttcaaagttcaaatccatcgaagattcaagaacaagctttatagcccttgaattcatatttgaaaaagcgaattcagaggaatcatagagattgtaacactcgcatTTTGAACTAATAAATACGATTATTGCTATaattttccgttcttgattattattttctcgacgcgaattttattgtctacaaacGCACCCCGaatttcaaatacttttttcttttagaaactCATTCCTTTCGCTTTGAATCTTTTCTTTGCATTTTCTTCTTAAAAGAAGCTAATAATTTGCATTTCACTTGGATTTTCACCCAAAGACTTCTTTTCACTTGGTGAATAGAAATTttctacaaaattattttttgattttctaaaattgatctcTTTTTAGTATAGTAGACAGGTAAAAGTAGATGAAGGGAgtaatttttttctgttttccgtttaaaaatgaattgtccttgaaagtgaaaatctaatcttaaaatttattgaaaaagttaaaggaaattagttttaaaaaaatcattttttattcatgattttttaaataacgtgtaaaaaatatataacgattaatatgaaatagaaaatattagtGTAGCTCCAATTAAGGAAAATGTCAAATTaacataaatcaaataatataaaacggTGAAGAAAATAATTACTTACGTCTCCCGTATTCCCAGCAAAATACACTCCCCTTTAAATGCATGTTGCCTGTATTGACCAATCTAATAATTAATAGGCACATCTGTAAAAGTTTattcgaatatatatatatatatatataatgtgtgTTTACAcatttattttaagtatttaaCCATAGTTCGTACTAATATACGGGTAAAATActcattttgttcttttttttttggagtggGATGGGTAGTAAATATTAGTACTTTCTCCTTcttattttatgtgacattttttcttttttattttgtctccCTAAAAAAACGTTATCCTAAATATAGAAAAAGTTCAAAGATCCATCTTGAACttaaataattcaataattttgaacaataaaaaaaatctaaaaaattcaGTTGATATAAAATGGGGAAGCATGTATTGTACTCCATGATATTTCACTTTCTGACTTTCAGTGCAAATAGAAAGTTGGGtgtgaaaattaattttacaagttGTCCATCACTAATTCATGCACTGCATGCCTATGTCCAgaattcatattcataattacAAAACAAAGAAGCATGTTTTTTTaagggataagggtttgaaaaataccccaactttggttggatttgctgttgcgatactaaactttcatgaagacctattacctccttagactatttaataccgtattttaaacattatatttgtccacgtggacataaaaaataatgcaaaattataaatagtaatgtgtccacgtgggcacatatatacctttaaaatacaccattaaatagttcagggggtagaaaatacggtattaaatagtctagggaggcaataggtccttatgaaagtttagtatcgcaacagcaaatccgatcAAAGTTGAGGTacttttcagacccttatccctttttttaaatgattacgTCTTTTTGATGTAttactttgttttattttacttattttttatattataaataaattttaattattttacttttctattttaacaaattaaaatagttatattacttttctttatactacctttaataatttaaataagagTGTTAGGTTAACATgaatcaaataatatgaaatgacGAAGAGAGCGATAATCACTTATCTCTCAGCATTTCCACCAAACCACAATTTCCTTTAAATGCACTATGTCAGTATTGATcgattttataattaataggaTAAAACGATAAAAAACTAttgatattcaatatttatattaatccAATAAAGAAGTAATACGCTTTTACAcataatttttgtaatatttaacCATAGTCCATACTGCACTATGTGCAAATActcattttgttcttttttcttctttttttccggTGGTGATGGTTGTGAGAGAATTGGTAAAATTTTATTAGTCGAATTAGGGGTGGTAAATGGGTGCATTATAACAAGAATAACTTTGGGCAACAATTAATAATGCATATTAATAAAACttgttaaaatttatatttgtataattagttAATTGCCACTGGATTCAATGTCGAGATATACTTTACAAAGAGCGCTAATTGtctctaaaaaatatatttaacaacaattaaactattgacattaattaattatcgataaagatcatttttgatgtagtgatgATTGTGGAGCAAAGCTAGATTTCAATTCGCCCGCCCCGGCCCTTCTCGCTCCACATAGCATATTGTTATTTTCAACTCATTCCACTCTGCCCCGCATAAATTTGCTTTGTCTAGTCCCACATAATCTTTTTGActtcttaatatatttttttaaccacTAAAAGTAATATTTAGCTTAGCATTACAATGCAATTTTATCTTACTCTTTTAAACATCTcagtaacatttttttttatagttttgtgTTAGTTACAATTGATGTAATAAGCAAATATCCAATGCAAGTAGTGCCCAAACAGGTGCCAAATTGGTACAAGAATTAGATGAACCTAATTTTCTAACCGAGGCTTTATCAAGCCCTAAAAGGGATTAATAGTTAAAAGCGATGAAAGAAGAATTAGAGTCCATGAAAATCAACAAAGTATGAATCAAGTTGACCTTCCTAAGGAACGTAAAGCTATTGGGAATAAATGGATTCTCAAAGTTAAACGAAAATCAGATGTGTCAATAGAAAGACACAAAGCACGATTGGTGACAAAAGGTTTTACCGAAGAATTTGGAATAGATTATGAGGAAACTTTTTCACTGTTGAGAAGTTTACCTCCATACGAGTACTTTTTGTAGAAATCACAATacataaaggaaaagaagagctcgataatattgatatattttGTGTGTAAAACTATTGTACAATACCTCCTTATATAGATTGTTGGCAGGTTACAATATATGAGAGTTCTACTTGAATTCTACTTTGTAAATTAACTCTTACTAGTAATACATAACAACACTTACACTCCTAATGCAATACATACTCCTAATGCTATCCCAATTCTGCTTTTTTACGCTAGTCTCCAACActtcccctcaagctagtgagAGGTGGATTAACCACTCCTAGCTTGCTTCGAAAGGCTGCAAATTGTTGTTTTGTAAGTGCCTTGGTGTGTATGTCAACTAGCTGATCTTGTGATCGAACAAAATGTGTTATGAGTTGTCCCTTTGCCAACTTTTCTCTAACAAAGTGATAGTCCATCTCCACATGTTTAGTCCTAGAATGCAATATTGGATTCACATTCATGTAAAATGCACTAAGATTATCACAAAATAGTATTGGAGTTGTGGTAAGTGTGACGCTAATATCTTTGAGTATATAGGTGATTCATGTAATCTCGACTGCAGTGGAGGCTAGTGCTCTATATTCAGTTTCAGCACTTGACCTAGAAAATGTATATTGTTTCTTTGATGCCCATGAAATGCAGTTAGCTCCTAAGTATATTGTATAACCTGTAGTTGATCGTCTTGTTGTAGAACAACCTACCCAATCTGCATCAGAGTATCCACACAGCCTTAGAGGTGACTTTGTAATTAGCCTAAGTCCAAGTTGAACTATCTATCTCACATATCTAAGAATCCTCTT belongs to Solanum stenotomum isolate F172 chromosome 1, ASM1918654v1, whole genome shotgun sequence and includes:
- the LOC125845563 gene encoding uncharacterized protein LOC125845563: MSSNIPRLDVTRKQLPFFVLNKLHDMSKQADELPLLLLVNDSIIFFVDLPNMISESFKNTKDSIKHLLHAVHIASCHGQHPKKNLKYDIKRNKVMPNATELSQAGVSFVKAGLHDKLGDKTSLFDSIKFENGLMTIPCFQVYDGTETILRNLIAYEQQSSDVQYKYFTDFAAFMDHLIDSEKDVSLLRQKGIIENWMGEDKEMASLFNKNGHGITTYSDFYYKTNA